Genomic segment of Thermoanaerobaculia bacterium:
CTGAATCGGGGACACTCCGTTTCTGACTTTACCCGGGCCGCAGACCTGGTTCGACAAAGAGGCATTCCCGTCATTGCTCATGCCATTCTCGGTCTCCCGGGAGAAGAAACAGGCGCGGCGGGAAAACTGGGCGCCCTTCTGGCGGGTCTGCCCCTTCATGGTGTGAAATACCATGCTTTCCACCTGATGGCTTCGAGTCCCCTCGCACGAATGCTGGGATTCAAGCGGGGCGACAAGCTCATGGGAGGAGAGTCTCTTTGTGCGGAAGGGATTCCAGCATTCAAGATCCTGACTCCGGAAAGCTACGCCGCCTGTCTAATCGAAGCCCTCCTCCCTCTTCCGCGGGACACTGTAATCTACCGTTTTACCGGGGAACGGTTCTCTGATGACATGGTTGGCCCTCTCTGGTTGCAAAGAAAATTACAGACCCGAACGGAACTCAAACGACGTCTCGAAACCGCCGGGATATCCATTGAATAATCAAGAAACCGTTACGGTTTCTCCATTCTTTCACCCTGTTTGTGTGGTATACTTCA
This window contains:
- a CDS encoding TIGR01212 family radical SAM protein (This family includes YhcC from E. coli K-12, an uncharacterized radical SAM protein.); this encodes MIRFRSVNRWYRERFGQRVQRLPLYGGATCPNRDGTKGTGGCLYCDSRGSAADHLDFTATLTRQFESGVREIENRYNGSSILLYFQPFSTTYGDRDNLETFLRKVLKDERVRGVSLATRPDCLSNTWLDFLEELGRQTYVELELGLESASDATLSFLNRGHSVSDFTRAADLVRQRGIPVIAHAILGLPGEETGAAGKLGALLAGLPLHGVKYHAFHLMASSPLARMLGFKRGDKLMGGESLCAEGIPAFKILTPESYAACLIEALLPLPRDTVIYRFTGERFSDDMVGPLWLQRKLQTRTELKRRLETAGISIE